The Branchiostoma floridae strain S238N-H82 chromosome 8, Bfl_VNyyK, whole genome shotgun sequence genome has a segment encoding these proteins:
- the LOC118420508 gene encoding zinc finger protein 782-like — protein MATPAVSHLKQEEPLPSTHKCDERGKEFSQLIYFKRHVRTHTDEKPFSCGNCGKQFSMPSHLKIHMRTHTGEKPYRCDECSKQFSQLCSLKRHMRTHTGEKPFRCDECCKQFSLLGSLEKHMRTHTGEKPYRCAECGRQFSQLGDMKRHIKTHTGEKSYKCEECSKRFTELSQLKRHMRTHTGEKPYKCEECDRQFSHLGNLKSHMQIHTSEKPYRCDECNKQFRVVGYLKSHMRTHTGEKPYKCEECSKQFSQLCNLKLHLRTHTGEKPYKSEKCSKQFSVLSNLKTHLRTHTGEKPYRCEKCSMVCWVL, from the coding sequence ATGGCGACCCCGGCTGTATCTCATCTGAAACAAGAGGAGCCACTTCCGAGTACACACAAGTGTGACGAGCGCGGTAAGGAGTTTAGTCAACTTATTTACTTCAAGAGACACGTGCGTACTCACACGGATGAAAAACCTTTTAGTTGCGGGAATTGCGGGAAACAGTTTAGTATGCCGAGTCAtctgaagatacacatgcggactcataccggCGAGAAGCCCTATAGGTgcgatgaatgcagcaaacagttcagtcagctgtgtagtctgaagaggcacatgcggactcataccggtgagaagcctTTTAGGTGCGATGAATGTTGCAAACAGTTTAGCTTGCTGGGTTCCCTGGAGaagcacatgcggactcacaccggtgagaaaccttacagatgtgcgGAGTgcggcagacagttcagtcagcttggtGACATGAAGAGACATATAaagactcacaccggtgagaagtcCTATAAGTGCGAAGAATGTAGCAAACGGTTTACTGAGCTGAGTCAACTGAAAAggcatatgcggactcacactggtgagaaaccttacaaatgtgaggagtgcgataggcagttcagtcacctgggtaatctgaagagtCATATGCAGATTCACACAAGTGAGAAGCCCTATAGGTGCGATGAATGCAACAAACAGTTCCGTGTCGTCGGTTATCTGAAGagtcatatgcggactcacactggtgagaaaccatacaaatgtgaggagtgcagcaaacagtttagtcagctgtgTAATCTGAAGTTACAtttgcgaactcacacaggtgagaagccaTACAAAagtgagaagtgcagcaagcagttcagtgtgcTGAGTAATCTAAAGACACATTTGCGAACTCACACCGGCGAAAAGCCATACagatgtgagaagtgcagcatgGTGTGCTGGGTTCTATGA
- the LOC118420515 gene encoding zinc finger protein 678-like isoform X2 → MASHLKRHTRTHTGEKPFSCEECSKQFRVLSYLKNHMRTHTGEKPYRCDECSKRFSELGSLKQHIKTHTGEKPYRCEECGRQFSQLGDLKSHMRTHTGEKPFRCEECRKHFSKLFSLKRHMRTHTGEKPYRCEECNKQFSQLGHLKQHMKTHTGEKPHRCEECGRQFLKLGDLKRHVRTHTGEKPYKCEECGRQFSELGHLKSHMRTHTSEKPYKCEECSKQFSELGSLKRHMRIHTGEKLYKCEECSKQFSDLSNLKRHMRAHSCEKP, encoded by the exons ATGGC GAGTCATCTAAAGAGACACACGCGGacacacaccggtgaaaaaccctttagttgtgaggagtgtagcaaacagttccGTGTGCTGAGTTATTTAAAGAACcatatgcggactcataccggtgagaagcctTATAGGTgtgatgaatgcagcaaacgGTTCAGTGAGCTAGGTAGTCTGAAGCAGCATATaaagactcacacaggtgagaaaccttacagatgtgaggagtgcggcagacagttcagtcagctgggtgatctgaagagtcacatgcggactcataccggtgagaagccctttAGGTGCGAAGAATGCAGAAAACACTTTAGTAAGCTGTTTAGTCTAaagaggcacatgcggactcataccggtgagaagccctatagGTGCGAAGAATGcaacaaacagttcagtcagctgggtcatctgaagcaGCATATGAAgactcatactggtgagaaacctcatagatgtgaggagtgcggcagacAGTTCTTAAAGCTTGGTGATCTGAAGAGGCatgtgcggactcacaccggtgagaaaccttacaaatgtgaggagtgcggcagacagtttagtgagctgggtcatctaaagagtcacatgcgaactcacacaagTGAGAAGCCCTATAAGTGCgaagaatgcagcaaacagtttagtgagctgggtagtctaaagagacacatgcggattCATACTGGTGAGAAGCTCTATAAGTGCGAagaatgcagcaagcagttcagtgacctGAGTAATTTAAAGAGGCATATGAGGGCTCACTCTTGTGAGAAACCTTAG
- the LOC118420515 gene encoding zinc finger protein 678-like isoform X1, translating to MHLSAQSVRDLGVSVRDLLNMASHLKRHTRTHTGEKPFSCEECSKQFRVLSYLKNHMRTHTGEKPYRCDECSKRFSELGSLKQHIKTHTGEKPYRCEECGRQFSQLGDLKSHMRTHTGEKPFRCEECRKHFSKLFSLKRHMRTHTGEKPYRCEECNKQFSQLGHLKQHMKTHTGEKPHRCEECGRQFLKLGDLKRHVRTHTGEKPYKCEECGRQFSELGHLKSHMRTHTSEKPYKCEECSKQFSELGSLKRHMRIHTGEKLYKCEECSKQFSDLSNLKRHMRAHSCEKP from the exons ATGCACTTGTCTGCTCAGTCAGTTCGAGACcttggagtcag TGTCAGAGACCTACTCAACATGGC GAGTCATCTAAAGAGACACACGCGGacacacaccggtgaaaaaccctttagttgtgaggagtgtagcaaacagttccGTGTGCTGAGTTATTTAAAGAACcatatgcggactcataccggtgagaagcctTATAGGTgtgatgaatgcagcaaacgGTTCAGTGAGCTAGGTAGTCTGAAGCAGCATATaaagactcacacaggtgagaaaccttacagatgtgaggagtgcggcagacagttcagtcagctgggtgatctgaagagtcacatgcggactcataccggtgagaagccctttAGGTGCGAAGAATGCAGAAAACACTTTAGTAAGCTGTTTAGTCTAaagaggcacatgcggactcataccggtgagaagccctatagGTGCGAAGAATGcaacaaacagttcagtcagctgggtcatctgaagcaGCATATGAAgactcatactggtgagaaacctcatagatgtgaggagtgcggcagacAGTTCTTAAAGCTTGGTGATCTGAAGAGGCatgtgcggactcacaccggtgagaaaccttacaaatgtgaggagtgcggcagacagtttagtgagctgggtcatctaaagagtcacatgcgaactcacacaagTGAGAAGCCCTATAAGTGCgaagaatgcagcaaacagtttagtgagctgggtagtctaaagagacacatgcggattCATACTGGTGAGAAGCTCTATAAGTGCGAagaatgcagcaagcagttcagtgacctGAGTAATTTAAAGAGGCATATGAGGGCTCACTCTTGTGAGAAACCTTAG